The Hypanus sabinus isolate sHypSab1 chromosome 5, sHypSab1.hap1, whole genome shotgun sequence genome has a segment encoding these proteins:
- the mfhas1 gene encoding malignant fibrous histiocytoma-amplified sequence 1 homolog isoform X2: protein MAESSGSVRAVKVWREAALRCRKLRRNLRQLSLCSASEQRLALPDNIGQVQILDLANNSLRELPDGLDASLTRLRALILRRNRLCRLPAPICALDQLAELDLAHNCLAQLPGELGRLQRLQKLCLSHNKLQLLPLQIGALHGLEELDISFNELSQLPPSFGQLQKLRTLDLDHNRLTTFPQQILRLGNLEELDFSGNKIEALPQDIMQLRSMKIMWLSSLRLSDLPDTFCQLTELESLMLDNNTLHSLPESFGRLDKLKMINLSSNLFENFPSALLELVNLEELYLSRNKLSVIPQKISNISKLATLWLDNNKVRYLPDSIVSLCHLEELVLQGNQIAILPDSFGKLSKVSLWKIKDNPLIQPPYEVCMKGIPYIAAYQKELALSQPALKPRLKLVLMGAKSSGKTSLRQCLVGSQPTPPTPAAHSNGIEMTQWVADAENNLTFIVYDLAGDPNYDSIRPFFLSPGALYVLVVSLKAYEPRRFYEQVGYYLHLLGARVPHGVVCVVGAQVDECSDREVEEKCLDIHQQIAVQEKRDVDCLQAVARKVDAALRQGQGSDLRATSPHAPFYGVSDKNLRRRKAHVQYLLNHRLQILSPVIPVSCRGHLAGIGRVKDKLLSVAEHREIFPNLHRVLPRSWQRLEELHFKPQELWLSWWDSARLGLQAGLTEDRLQSALSYLHESGKLLYFEDSLTLKECVFHNLTKLIDILNVFFQRDASLLLGKVLADTRLDELRVAQLQHFVEGFLLHGLLPLHVVRLLLKPHIQTQQDLHLILELLEKMGLCYCLNKPKVTPVNGATVWFKFPCYVKNEVPHAEAWINGFNLSGQPIAVEQLQVEYSFPFLFPPGLFARYSVQINSHIVHRSDGKYQIFAYRGKVPVVISYKPSESCLQADTLSIASHATLPNIWTAWQAIIPLVEELNMLLQEWPGLFFSVHVLCSKCLKRGSSNPHTFPGLSSLTLPFLKSTSALWSCVEDCCCDTTQLDGELLTQSRPEGVTEIICPKNGGELVDVALVYPPTPTVISPCC, encoded by the coding sequence ATGGCCGAGAGCAGTGGCAGCGTGCGGGCGGTGAAAGTGTGGCGGGAGGCGGCGCTTCGCTGCAGGAAACTCCGCCGCAACCTCCGGCAGCTGAGCCTGTGCAGCGCCAGCGAGCAGCGCCTGGCGCTCCCGGACAACATCGGCCAGGTACAGATACTGGACCTGGCCAACAACTCGCTGCGGGAGCTGCCCGACGGCCTGGACGCCTCCCTTACCCGGCTGCGGGCGCTGATCCTGCGGAGGAACCGGCTGTGCCGCCTGCCCGCTCCCATCTGCGCGCTGGACCAACTGGCCGAGCTGGACCTGGCGCACAACTGCCTGGCCCAGCTTCCCGGCGAGCTGGGTCGGCTGCAGCGCCTCCAGAAACTCTGCCTGAGCCACAACAAGCTGCAGCTGCTGCCGCTGCAGATCGGAGCCCTGCACGGCCTGGAGGAGCTTGACATCAGCTTCAACGAGCTCAGCCAGCTGCCGCCCAGCTTCGGGCAGCTGCAGAAGCTGCGGACCCTGGACCTGGATCACAACCGGCTGACCACCTTCCCGCAGCAGATCCTGCGCCTCGGAAACCTTGAGGAGCTCGACTTCTCCGGCAACAAGATCGAGGCCCTGCCTCAGGACATCATGCAGCTGCGCTCAATGAAGATCATGTGGCTGAGCAGTCTGCGGCTCTCGGACTTGCCAGATACCTTCTGCCAACTCACGGAGCTGGAGAGCCTCATGTTGGACAACAACACCTTGCACTCCCTACCCGAGAGTTTCGGCCGCTTGGACAAGCTCAAAATGATCAACCTGTCTTCCAACCTTTTCGAGAACTTCCCCAGTGCTCTGTTGGAGCTGGTTAATTTGGAGGAGCTGTATTTGAGCAGGAACAAGCTCTCCGTGATCCCGCAGAAGATTTCGAACATCTCCAAGCTGGCCACCCTGTGGCTAGACAACAACAAGGTGCGTTACCTGCCCGACTCCATCGTCAGCTTGTGCCACCTGGAGGAGCTGGTACTTCAGGGCAACCAGATTGCCATCCTGCCCGACTCGTTCGGCAAGCTCTCCAAGGTCAGCCTGTGGAAGATCAAAGACAACCCTCTGATCCAGCCACCCTACGAAGTCTGCATGAAAGGCATCCCCTACATAGCCGCCTATCAGAAGGAGTTGGCCCTGTCACAGCCAGCACTCAAACCTCGGCTCAAGCTGGTGCTGATGGGTGCGAAGAGCTCGGGCAAGACATCGCTGAGACAGTGCCTGGTTGGAAGCCAGcccactcccccaacccctgCCGCGCATAGTAACGGCATCGAGATGACCCAGTGGGTGGCCGATGCCGAGAACAACCTGACCTTCATTGTCTACGATCTGGCGGGGGATCCCAACTACGACTCCATCCGCCCGTTCTTCCTCTCTCCTGGCGCGCTCTACGTCTTGGTGGTCAGTTTAAAAGCCTATGAGCCCCGTCGCTTCTACGAGCAGGTGGGCTATTACCTCCACTTGCTCGGGGCCAGGGTCCCTCACGGCGTGGTGTGCGTGGTGGGGGCACAGGTGGACGAGTGCAGTGACAGGGAAGTGGAGGAGAAATGCTTGGACATCCACCAGCAGATCGCCGTGCAGGAGAAGCGTGACGTGGACTGCCTGCAGGCGGTAGCCAGGAAGGTGGACGCGGCTCTCAGGCAGGGCCAGGGCTCGGATCTGCGGGCCACCAGCCCGCACGCTCCCTTCTACGGGGTGTCCGACAAGAACCTGCGGAGGAGGAAGGCGCACGTCCAGTACCTGCTCAACCACCGGCTGCAGATCCTGTCTCCGGTCATCCCGGTCAGCTGTCGTGGACACCTCGCCGGCATCGGCCGCGTGAAAGACAAGCTGCTGTCGGTGGCCGAGCATCGGGAGATCTTCCCCAACCTGCACAGGGTGCTGCCGAGGTCCTGGCAGAGGTTGGAGGAGCTGCACTTTAAGCCCCAGGAGCTGTGGCTGTCGTGGTGGGACTCGGCGCGCCTGGGTCTCCAGGCCGGGCTCACCGAAGATCGCCTGCAGAGCGCCCTGTCCTACCTACACGAGAGCGGGAAGCTGCTGTACTTCGAGGACAGCCTGACCCTCAAGGAGTGCGTCTTTCACAACCTGACCAAGCTGATCGACATCCTCAATGTCTTCTTCCAGCGCGACGCGTCGCTGCTGCTGGGCAAAGTGCTGGCGGACACCCGGCTCGACGAGCTGAGGGTGGCCCAGCTGCAGCACTTTGTGGAGGGTTTCCTGCTGCACGGCCTCCTCCCCTTGCACGTTGTCCGGCTGCTGCTGAAGCCTCACATCCAGACACAGCAGGACCTGCACCTGATCCTCGAGCTGCTGGAGAAGATGGGACTGTGTTACTGCCTCAACAAGCCCAAGGTGACGCCCGTGAACGGGGCGACGGTGTGGTTCAAATTCCCGTGCTATGTGAAAAATGAGGTCCCCCACGCTGAGGCGTGGATCAACGGTTTTAATCTCTCCGGGCAGCCCATCGCAGTCGAGCAGCTGCAGGTGGAGTACAGTTTCCCCTTTCTGTTCCCGCCAGGGCTGTTTGCGAGATACAGCGTCCAGATCAACTCTCATATTGTTCACCGCTCAGATGGTAAATACCAGATCTTTGCTTACCGGGGCAAGGTCCCAGTGGTCATCAGCTATAAACCGTCTGAAAGCTGCTTGCAAGCGGACACCTTATCTATTGCCAGTCACGCCACCTTGCCTAATATTTGGACTGCATGGCAAGCCATAATCCCTTTGGTGGAAGAACTGAATATGCTGCTCCAAGAATGGCCGGGATTATTCTTTTCTGTGCATGTCCTGTGTTCCAAGTGCCTTAAGAGAGGGTCGTCAAATCCTCACACCTTTCCAG
- the mfhas1 gene encoding malignant fibrous histiocytoma-amplified sequence 1 homolog isoform X3, protein MAESSGSVRAVKVWREAALRCRKLRRNLRQLSLCSASEQRLALPDNIGQVQILDLANNSLRELPDGLDASLTRLRALILRRNRLCRLPAPICALDQLAELDLAHNCLAQLPGELGRLQRLQKLCLSHNKLQLLPLQIGALHGLEELDISFNELSQLPPSFGQLQKLRTLDLDHNRLTTFPQQILRLGNLEELDFSGNKIEALPQDIMQLRSMKIMWLSSLRLSDLPDTFCQLTELESLMLDNNTLHSLPESFGRLDKLKMINLSSNLFENFPSALLELVNLEELYLSRNKLSVIPQKISNISKLATLWLDNNKVRYLPDSIVSLCHLEELVLQGNQIAILPDSFGKLSKVSLWKIKDNPLIQPPYEVCMKGIPYIAAYQKELALSQPALKPRLKLVLMGAKSSGKTSLRQCLVGSQPTPPTPAAHSNGIEMTQWVADAENNLTFIVYDLAGDPNYDSIRPFFLSPGALYVLVVSLKAYEPRRFYEQVGYYLHLLGARVPHGVVCVVGAQVDECSDREVEEKCLDIHQQIAVQEKRDVDCLQAVARKVDAALRQGQGSDLRATSPHAPFYGVSDKNLRRRKAHVQYLLNHRLQILSPVIPVSCRGHLAGIGRVKDKLLSVAEHREIFPNLHRVLPRSWQRLEELHFKPQELWLSWWDSARLGLQAGLTEDRLQSALSYLHESGKLLYFEDSLTLKECVFHNLTKLIDILNVFFQRDASLLLGKVLADTRLDELRVAQLQHFVEGFLLHGLLPLHVVRLLLKPHIQTQQDLHLILELLEKMGLCYCLNKPKVTPVNGATVWFKFPCYVKNEVPHAEAWINGFNLSGQPIAVEQLQVEYSFPFLFPPGLFARYSVQINSHIVHRSDGKYQIFAYRGKVPVVISYKPSESCLQADTLSIASHATLPNIWTAWQAIIPLVEELNMLLQEWPGLFFSVHVLCSKCLKRGSSNPHTFPGLSSLTLPFLKSTSALWSCVEDCCCDTTQLDGELLTQSRPEGVTEIICPKNGG, encoded by the coding sequence ATGGCCGAGAGCAGTGGCAGCGTGCGGGCGGTGAAAGTGTGGCGGGAGGCGGCGCTTCGCTGCAGGAAACTCCGCCGCAACCTCCGGCAGCTGAGCCTGTGCAGCGCCAGCGAGCAGCGCCTGGCGCTCCCGGACAACATCGGCCAGGTACAGATACTGGACCTGGCCAACAACTCGCTGCGGGAGCTGCCCGACGGCCTGGACGCCTCCCTTACCCGGCTGCGGGCGCTGATCCTGCGGAGGAACCGGCTGTGCCGCCTGCCCGCTCCCATCTGCGCGCTGGACCAACTGGCCGAGCTGGACCTGGCGCACAACTGCCTGGCCCAGCTTCCCGGCGAGCTGGGTCGGCTGCAGCGCCTCCAGAAACTCTGCCTGAGCCACAACAAGCTGCAGCTGCTGCCGCTGCAGATCGGAGCCCTGCACGGCCTGGAGGAGCTTGACATCAGCTTCAACGAGCTCAGCCAGCTGCCGCCCAGCTTCGGGCAGCTGCAGAAGCTGCGGACCCTGGACCTGGATCACAACCGGCTGACCACCTTCCCGCAGCAGATCCTGCGCCTCGGAAACCTTGAGGAGCTCGACTTCTCCGGCAACAAGATCGAGGCCCTGCCTCAGGACATCATGCAGCTGCGCTCAATGAAGATCATGTGGCTGAGCAGTCTGCGGCTCTCGGACTTGCCAGATACCTTCTGCCAACTCACGGAGCTGGAGAGCCTCATGTTGGACAACAACACCTTGCACTCCCTACCCGAGAGTTTCGGCCGCTTGGACAAGCTCAAAATGATCAACCTGTCTTCCAACCTTTTCGAGAACTTCCCCAGTGCTCTGTTGGAGCTGGTTAATTTGGAGGAGCTGTATTTGAGCAGGAACAAGCTCTCCGTGATCCCGCAGAAGATTTCGAACATCTCCAAGCTGGCCACCCTGTGGCTAGACAACAACAAGGTGCGTTACCTGCCCGACTCCATCGTCAGCTTGTGCCACCTGGAGGAGCTGGTACTTCAGGGCAACCAGATTGCCATCCTGCCCGACTCGTTCGGCAAGCTCTCCAAGGTCAGCCTGTGGAAGATCAAAGACAACCCTCTGATCCAGCCACCCTACGAAGTCTGCATGAAAGGCATCCCCTACATAGCCGCCTATCAGAAGGAGTTGGCCCTGTCACAGCCAGCACTCAAACCTCGGCTCAAGCTGGTGCTGATGGGTGCGAAGAGCTCGGGCAAGACATCGCTGAGACAGTGCCTGGTTGGAAGCCAGcccactcccccaacccctgCCGCGCATAGTAACGGCATCGAGATGACCCAGTGGGTGGCCGATGCCGAGAACAACCTGACCTTCATTGTCTACGATCTGGCGGGGGATCCCAACTACGACTCCATCCGCCCGTTCTTCCTCTCTCCTGGCGCGCTCTACGTCTTGGTGGTCAGTTTAAAAGCCTATGAGCCCCGTCGCTTCTACGAGCAGGTGGGCTATTACCTCCACTTGCTCGGGGCCAGGGTCCCTCACGGCGTGGTGTGCGTGGTGGGGGCACAGGTGGACGAGTGCAGTGACAGGGAAGTGGAGGAGAAATGCTTGGACATCCACCAGCAGATCGCCGTGCAGGAGAAGCGTGACGTGGACTGCCTGCAGGCGGTAGCCAGGAAGGTGGACGCGGCTCTCAGGCAGGGCCAGGGCTCGGATCTGCGGGCCACCAGCCCGCACGCTCCCTTCTACGGGGTGTCCGACAAGAACCTGCGGAGGAGGAAGGCGCACGTCCAGTACCTGCTCAACCACCGGCTGCAGATCCTGTCTCCGGTCATCCCGGTCAGCTGTCGTGGACACCTCGCCGGCATCGGCCGCGTGAAAGACAAGCTGCTGTCGGTGGCCGAGCATCGGGAGATCTTCCCCAACCTGCACAGGGTGCTGCCGAGGTCCTGGCAGAGGTTGGAGGAGCTGCACTTTAAGCCCCAGGAGCTGTGGCTGTCGTGGTGGGACTCGGCGCGCCTGGGTCTCCAGGCCGGGCTCACCGAAGATCGCCTGCAGAGCGCCCTGTCCTACCTACACGAGAGCGGGAAGCTGCTGTACTTCGAGGACAGCCTGACCCTCAAGGAGTGCGTCTTTCACAACCTGACCAAGCTGATCGACATCCTCAATGTCTTCTTCCAGCGCGACGCGTCGCTGCTGCTGGGCAAAGTGCTGGCGGACACCCGGCTCGACGAGCTGAGGGTGGCCCAGCTGCAGCACTTTGTGGAGGGTTTCCTGCTGCACGGCCTCCTCCCCTTGCACGTTGTCCGGCTGCTGCTGAAGCCTCACATCCAGACACAGCAGGACCTGCACCTGATCCTCGAGCTGCTGGAGAAGATGGGACTGTGTTACTGCCTCAACAAGCCCAAGGTGACGCCCGTGAACGGGGCGACGGTGTGGTTCAAATTCCCGTGCTATGTGAAAAATGAGGTCCCCCACGCTGAGGCGTGGATCAACGGTTTTAATCTCTCCGGGCAGCCCATCGCAGTCGAGCAGCTGCAGGTGGAGTACAGTTTCCCCTTTCTGTTCCCGCCAGGGCTGTTTGCGAGATACAGCGTCCAGATCAACTCTCATATTGTTCACCGCTCAGATGGTAAATACCAGATCTTTGCTTACCGGGGCAAGGTCCCAGTGGTCATCAGCTATAAACCGTCTGAAAGCTGCTTGCAAGCGGACACCTTATCTATTGCCAGTCACGCCACCTTGCCTAATATTTGGACTGCATGGCAAGCCATAATCCCTTTGGTGGAAGAACTGAATATGCTGCTCCAAGAATGGCCGGGATTATTCTTTTCTGTGCATGTCCTGTGTTCCAAGTGCCTTAAGAGAGGGTCGTCAAATCCTCACACCTTTCCAG
- the mfhas1 gene encoding malignant fibrous histiocytoma-amplified sequence 1 homolog isoform X6: MAESSGSVRAVKVWREAALRCRKLRRNLRQLSLCSASEQRLALPDNIGQVQILDLANNSLRELPDGLDASLTRLRALILRRNRLCRLPAPICALDQLAELDLAHNCLAQLPGELGRLQRLQKLCLSHNKLQLLPLQIGALHGLEELDISFNELSQLPPSFGQLQKLRTLDLDHNRLTTFPQQILRLGNLEELDFSGNKIEALPQDIMQLRSMKIMWLSSLRLSDLPDTFCQLTELESLMLDNNTLHSLPESFGRLDKLKMINLSSNLFENFPSALLELVNLEELYLSRNKLSVIPQKISNISKLATLWLDNNKVRYLPDSIVSLCHLEELVLQGNQIAILPDSFGKLSKVSLWKIKDNPLIQPPYEVCMKGIPYIAAYQKELALSQPALKPRLKLVLMGAKSSGKTSLRQCLVGSQPTPPTPAAHSNGIEMTQWVADAENNLTFIVYDLAGDPNYDSIRPFFLSPGALYVLVVSLKAYEPRRFYEQVGYYLHLLGARVPHGVVCVVGAQVDECSDREVEEKCLDIHQQIAVQEKRDVDCLQAVARKVDAALRQGQGSDLRATSPHAPFYGVSDKNLRRRKAHVQYLLNHRLQILSPVIPVSCRGHLAGIGRVKDKLLSVAEHREIFPNLHRVLPRSWQRLEELHFKPQELWLSWWDSARLGLQAGLTEDRLQSALSYLHESGKLLYFEDSLTLKECVFHNLTKLIDILNVFFQRDASLLLGKVLADTRLDELRVAQLQHFVEGFLLHGLLPLHVVRLLLKPHIQTQQDLHLILELLEKMGLCYCLNKPKVTPVNGATVWFKFPCYVKNEVPHAEAWINGFNLSGQPIAVEQLQVEYSFPFLFPPGLFARYSVQINSHIVHRSDGKYQIFAYRGKVPVVISYKPSESCLQADTLSIASHATLPNIWTAWQAIIPLVEELNMLLQEWPGLFFSVHVLCSKCLKRGSSNPHTFPGELLTQSRPEGVTEIICPKNGG, from the coding sequence ATGGCCGAGAGCAGTGGCAGCGTGCGGGCGGTGAAAGTGTGGCGGGAGGCGGCGCTTCGCTGCAGGAAACTCCGCCGCAACCTCCGGCAGCTGAGCCTGTGCAGCGCCAGCGAGCAGCGCCTGGCGCTCCCGGACAACATCGGCCAGGTACAGATACTGGACCTGGCCAACAACTCGCTGCGGGAGCTGCCCGACGGCCTGGACGCCTCCCTTACCCGGCTGCGGGCGCTGATCCTGCGGAGGAACCGGCTGTGCCGCCTGCCCGCTCCCATCTGCGCGCTGGACCAACTGGCCGAGCTGGACCTGGCGCACAACTGCCTGGCCCAGCTTCCCGGCGAGCTGGGTCGGCTGCAGCGCCTCCAGAAACTCTGCCTGAGCCACAACAAGCTGCAGCTGCTGCCGCTGCAGATCGGAGCCCTGCACGGCCTGGAGGAGCTTGACATCAGCTTCAACGAGCTCAGCCAGCTGCCGCCCAGCTTCGGGCAGCTGCAGAAGCTGCGGACCCTGGACCTGGATCACAACCGGCTGACCACCTTCCCGCAGCAGATCCTGCGCCTCGGAAACCTTGAGGAGCTCGACTTCTCCGGCAACAAGATCGAGGCCCTGCCTCAGGACATCATGCAGCTGCGCTCAATGAAGATCATGTGGCTGAGCAGTCTGCGGCTCTCGGACTTGCCAGATACCTTCTGCCAACTCACGGAGCTGGAGAGCCTCATGTTGGACAACAACACCTTGCACTCCCTACCCGAGAGTTTCGGCCGCTTGGACAAGCTCAAAATGATCAACCTGTCTTCCAACCTTTTCGAGAACTTCCCCAGTGCTCTGTTGGAGCTGGTTAATTTGGAGGAGCTGTATTTGAGCAGGAACAAGCTCTCCGTGATCCCGCAGAAGATTTCGAACATCTCCAAGCTGGCCACCCTGTGGCTAGACAACAACAAGGTGCGTTACCTGCCCGACTCCATCGTCAGCTTGTGCCACCTGGAGGAGCTGGTACTTCAGGGCAACCAGATTGCCATCCTGCCCGACTCGTTCGGCAAGCTCTCCAAGGTCAGCCTGTGGAAGATCAAAGACAACCCTCTGATCCAGCCACCCTACGAAGTCTGCATGAAAGGCATCCCCTACATAGCCGCCTATCAGAAGGAGTTGGCCCTGTCACAGCCAGCACTCAAACCTCGGCTCAAGCTGGTGCTGATGGGTGCGAAGAGCTCGGGCAAGACATCGCTGAGACAGTGCCTGGTTGGAAGCCAGcccactcccccaacccctgCCGCGCATAGTAACGGCATCGAGATGACCCAGTGGGTGGCCGATGCCGAGAACAACCTGACCTTCATTGTCTACGATCTGGCGGGGGATCCCAACTACGACTCCATCCGCCCGTTCTTCCTCTCTCCTGGCGCGCTCTACGTCTTGGTGGTCAGTTTAAAAGCCTATGAGCCCCGTCGCTTCTACGAGCAGGTGGGCTATTACCTCCACTTGCTCGGGGCCAGGGTCCCTCACGGCGTGGTGTGCGTGGTGGGGGCACAGGTGGACGAGTGCAGTGACAGGGAAGTGGAGGAGAAATGCTTGGACATCCACCAGCAGATCGCCGTGCAGGAGAAGCGTGACGTGGACTGCCTGCAGGCGGTAGCCAGGAAGGTGGACGCGGCTCTCAGGCAGGGCCAGGGCTCGGATCTGCGGGCCACCAGCCCGCACGCTCCCTTCTACGGGGTGTCCGACAAGAACCTGCGGAGGAGGAAGGCGCACGTCCAGTACCTGCTCAACCACCGGCTGCAGATCCTGTCTCCGGTCATCCCGGTCAGCTGTCGTGGACACCTCGCCGGCATCGGCCGCGTGAAAGACAAGCTGCTGTCGGTGGCCGAGCATCGGGAGATCTTCCCCAACCTGCACAGGGTGCTGCCGAGGTCCTGGCAGAGGTTGGAGGAGCTGCACTTTAAGCCCCAGGAGCTGTGGCTGTCGTGGTGGGACTCGGCGCGCCTGGGTCTCCAGGCCGGGCTCACCGAAGATCGCCTGCAGAGCGCCCTGTCCTACCTACACGAGAGCGGGAAGCTGCTGTACTTCGAGGACAGCCTGACCCTCAAGGAGTGCGTCTTTCACAACCTGACCAAGCTGATCGACATCCTCAATGTCTTCTTCCAGCGCGACGCGTCGCTGCTGCTGGGCAAAGTGCTGGCGGACACCCGGCTCGACGAGCTGAGGGTGGCCCAGCTGCAGCACTTTGTGGAGGGTTTCCTGCTGCACGGCCTCCTCCCCTTGCACGTTGTCCGGCTGCTGCTGAAGCCTCACATCCAGACACAGCAGGACCTGCACCTGATCCTCGAGCTGCTGGAGAAGATGGGACTGTGTTACTGCCTCAACAAGCCCAAGGTGACGCCCGTGAACGGGGCGACGGTGTGGTTCAAATTCCCGTGCTATGTGAAAAATGAGGTCCCCCACGCTGAGGCGTGGATCAACGGTTTTAATCTCTCCGGGCAGCCCATCGCAGTCGAGCAGCTGCAGGTGGAGTACAGTTTCCCCTTTCTGTTCCCGCCAGGGCTGTTTGCGAGATACAGCGTCCAGATCAACTCTCATATTGTTCACCGCTCAGATGGTAAATACCAGATCTTTGCTTACCGGGGCAAGGTCCCAGTGGTCATCAGCTATAAACCGTCTGAAAGCTGCTTGCAAGCGGACACCTTATCTATTGCCAGTCACGCCACCTTGCCTAATATTTGGACTGCATGGCAAGCCATAATCCCTTTGGTGGAAGAACTGAATATGCTGCTCCAAGAATGGCCGGGATTATTCTTTTCTGTGCATGTCCTGTGTTCCAAGTGCCTTAAGAGAGGGTCGTCAAATCCTCACACCTTTCCAG